Genomic window (Ureibacillus composti):
TCAGTATGTCTACTCAAATAGAAAAACTGCACCTCCAATTGTTAGAATGTTAACAATTGGGGGGCAGTTTATTCTCAAAGAGTTGAAAATGTGTCTTTAAGCGGAATTGAACTGAAATCAGTGTTCAACCTATTTCACCGTAGTAACTAACTTTGGCGTTAATTGTAGCTTCAGCTGTTTAAGCATCTCCTCATTTTTTGCTTCATCTACATAACCATCATAGCTGAGGGAAGTATTACTTTGGTTCCCCCACTTCCAAATCTGTCCATTTTTTGTCAATGCGATTACCTGATGCGGATTACGAATAGCTATATCCTCAACATTTGAAATTCCTTTTATCTTGACTGGAGTAGGATTTGGTAAAGCTGAATAATACGTGTCTACTGATCTGAACATTGGATCATCATCACTCTTCCAAATATAATTTGGTTTACCATTCCCCAGTTGGCCATAATGGTTGGCTCCCCATGCCCAGACTTCGCCTTTGTTATCAATTGCAAAGTTCGTTTCTCCAGGAGAAAGTTTCACAATTTTTGACAGACCTTTGAGCATAATTGGCTTTGTTGACCCTGCCTTGCCAAGTTGACCAAGTTCATTTTCCCCCCATGCCCAAACAGTTCCATCTTTCCTTAAAGCAAGCGCATAAGTTTCTTCAGCATGAATTTGTACAATATCTTTTAATCCACTAATTTTTGCAGGGTCCTGGTAATTGTAACTTTTCTTTCCATTGCCTAACTGGCCAAACTCATTTTTTCCCCATGCGTAAACGGTTCCGTCCTTCTTTAGGGCTAAAGAATATTCATCTGAAGCGCTAATTTGTACGATATCTTTCAAACCTGGGACAACTAAATCTTTCTCAGTCAATTTTGCCGTAGATTGAAAGACTAATGATACAACATTTCCATTCGCAAGCAATCCAATTTTATTCGTCGAATATCCAGATAGATCAACAACCTTTGTCTTTATACCTTTTGCTGGAGTTAATACGCCTTTCCCACTTTTTGTATTACCATCCCATTCCGAAACAGTTCCATCATACTTTAAAACAATCAGATCGTATCCGCTCGTCTCAGCAAATTGATGAACATTCGTCAATTGACCATCAATTTTCTTTAAAGTACCATTATCCTCCAACAAATAAATACGCTTGTTCTTTCCAAGCACGAAATGAGCGGTAAAATTAAGTCCCTTGCCAAAGCCAGGATACAATTGATTTCCGTATTTTGGAGTGAGATTGATTTTTTCTACATTAACAGTTACCGTAGAAGAATTTCCTTTAGCATTAACAACAGTCACCTTCGAACCATTAATGGCGTAAATTTTACGTGGCTCCTTTAAACTTGAAAATGAGTATATTCTATTATTCGATATATAAAAATCTCTGTAAGCTGGACCGATCTTTTGATCCCCTGTTCCTTCCAACTTCGTACGATATAATTCGAAGCTTTGCAGTTTATCATTCCAAATAGTGTAGTAGACGTATCCATTAGAAACTTTTATATCATCTGCACTATATTTAGGGCGTCCAGTATGTGAAGTCAAAGTTTGTTGTTTACCTTGCTTCATATTGACGCGAATGACATTATTCGGGGCTTCTTCTTTACGGGAATAAATCCAATCACCGACTACAGCGAATTTCGGGCCATCAAATTTAAAGTTTGTATATTGATGCTTTTTCGTGCCATCAAGATTTAATCTTGTAAACACCATTTCTCCCTTTACCAAATTATTCAAATATATATATCCATCTGCAATTTCAAAGATTGGCATGTTGATGCAATTGTGAAGTTGTTCTTGCTTTAAATTTACAGAATTTAAGCGATTCAACTTGTAAGAACATCCATTGGAACTAGAGCTCTCTAAGTAATAGATCCAACTGCCTGCCATCTTCATTTGATAACTATCATAATTTAAATTTTGAATTAGCGTATTATTTTTACCGTTGATTTGAACTTTATAAATTCCATGGTTTTTGTTTAGATAATTTTTATAACTATAAAAAACCCAGCCGTCCTTCACTTTTAATAGTTCAAGATGATGATCACCATCCACGGTAAGCGGGAGAATTAATTCAATTCCCGATCCATTCTGTTTTTCTTTATAAATACCAGTTTTACTATCCCAACTATTGACGTAATACATATGTGTCTGATCTGAAATTAAATCTCCTTCTGCAGATACCTGCGTTGCAAATAATAAAAATAAAAACAGACTCATAAAAAAGAAATAGACTTTTTTCAAAATGTATCCTCTCCACCAATTAGAATTATCAATACCAACTTCCTATAATTATGTTTACCTACTGTGCCTTATGAATTATTCACTAAAATTTCGTACCCTCGTCCATAGAACCTTAAACCTATGACGTAATGAAATCACAAAAAAATTCCCAAAAAATTGAGTTTATTTTGAACATCATAAAAAACGCCAAAACCCTAAATAAATAGGATTTTGACGTTTAGTTCGAACATTTACATTTATAATTAAAGGGGGGATCCTCAATTAAGCTTTATTTTTAGCCGCGCTGATTGATTGATCAACAATCGAAATCATTTTTTCTACTTCTTCTTTTGTGATACAGAATGGTGGTGCGAATGCAAGTGTATCTTGACCTTCATAAACGATTGCTCTTGCAATCATGCCATTATTTAAAGCTTCCGCTACTACTTTCGGAGCAAACGGTTCGTCATATCTTGTTTTTGATTCTTCATCTTTAAAGAACTCAAATGCACCGAGTAAACCAATTTGGCGGATATTACCGATGCCACCGTGTGTTTGCTGTAAATACTGGAATCCTTTTAGTAACTCTGCACCCATCAAGTTTACATTTTCATTTAACTTTTCTTGCTCAATTAACTCTAGGTTTTTAAGAGCTACTGCACTACACATTGGATGACCGCTGTACGTATAACCGTGCATGAATACACCATCTGTTAAATCTGTTAACTCCTCTTTTAAACGGTCAGTAATGATCATTCCGCCAATTGGTGCATAACCACTAGAAATCCCTTTCGCAATACACATAATGTCAGGTACAATTCCAAAGTTATCAATACCAAAATTAGTACCTGTACGATAAAATCCATTAATTACTTCATCAACGATTAACAAAATCTCATTTTGGTCACAGATTTCACGTAGCTCTTTAAAGAAGTTTTCTGGTGGTAAGTTTACACCGCCAGAACCTTGAACTGGTTCTGAAATAATGGCAGCAATCGTTTCTGCTCCTTCACGTTCAATCATTTCTTTAATCGCTTCAATTGAAGAATCAACATAATGGAAATCTGGTGCTAATGATGGGAAATCTCTAAATGGTGCTAATCCTGTTGCAG
Coding sequences:
- a CDS encoding aspartate aminotransferase family protein, with the protein product MTLSVIENGQKRYEELAELDKKHFFHPSTSFKLQKEQGPGLVFTEGKGIYLKDVRGKEYIDSLSSLWNVNIGHGRAELGEAAAEQIKKLAFSSTFAGNSHESVIQLAAKVAELAPGDLNYTFFTSGGSESNDTAFKTARYYWKMKGRPSKKKIISRTKSYHGVSVGASAATGLAPFRDFPSLAPDFHYVDSSIEAIKEMIEREGAETIAAIISEPVQGSGGVNLPPENFFKELREICDQNEILLIVDEVINGFYRTGTNFGIDNFGIVPDIMCIAKGISSGYAPIGGMIITDRLKEELTDLTDGVFMHGYTYSGHPMCSAVALKNLELIEQEKLNENVNLMGAELLKGFQYLQQTHGGIGNIRQIGLLGAFEFFKDEESKTRYDEPFAPKVVAEALNNGMIARAIVYEGQDTLAFAPPFCITKEEVEKMISIVDQSISAAKNKA